From Streptomyces fungicidicus, one genomic window encodes:
- a CDS encoding SCO1417 family PLP biosynthesis transcription factor produces the protein MAQWTSAVGAAQLARLLNSQQDRPSGPGSRRPPAYRALADGVRLLVLEGRVPVAARLPAERELALALSVSRTTVAAAYEALRAEGFLESRRGAGSWTAVPAGNPVPARGLEPLPPEALGSMIDLGCAALPAPEPWLTRAVQGALEELPPYAHTHGDYPAGLPALRSMIADRYTARGIPTMPEQIMVTTGAMGAIDAICHLFGGRGERIAVESPSYANILQLMREAGARLVPVAMAKGLAGWDMDRWRQVLREAAPRVAYVVADFHNPTGALADEDQRRRLVDAARSAGTVLVADETMSELWLDPDVEMPRPVCAFDPAGSTVITVGSASKAFWAGLRIGWVRAAPDVIRSLVAARAYADLGTPVLEQLAVNWLFGTGGWEQAVEVRRAQARQNRDELVAAVRRELPDWEFEVPRGGLTLWVRTGGLSGSRLAEAGERVGVRVPSGPRFGVDGAFEGYVRLPFTVGGALADEAATRLAAAAHVVETGGTTGAETPRTFVA, from the coding sequence ATGGCGCAGTGGACCTCGGCGGTGGGCGCGGCTCAGCTCGCCCGGCTGCTCAACTCCCAGCAGGACCGTCCGTCCGGCCCCGGTAGCCGCCGCCCGCCCGCCTACCGCGCGCTCGCCGACGGCGTCCGGCTGCTGGTGCTCGAAGGGCGCGTGCCGGTGGCCGCGCGACTGCCCGCCGAGCGGGAACTGGCCCTCGCCCTCTCCGTCAGCCGCACCACCGTCGCCGCCGCCTACGAGGCGCTGCGCGCCGAGGGGTTCCTGGAGTCCCGGCGCGGGGCGGGCAGCTGGACCGCGGTCCCGGCGGGCAACCCGGTGCCCGCGCGGGGGCTGGAGCCGCTGCCGCCCGAGGCCCTCGGCTCGATGATCGACCTCGGCTGTGCCGCCCTGCCCGCGCCCGAGCCGTGGCTCACCCGGGCCGTCCAGGGCGCGCTGGAGGAGCTTCCGCCCTACGCCCACACCCACGGCGACTATCCCGCCGGGCTCCCCGCGCTGCGGTCCATGATCGCGGACCGCTACACCGCGCGGGGCATCCCGACCATGCCCGAGCAGATCATGGTGACGACCGGCGCGATGGGCGCCATCGACGCCATCTGCCACCTCTTCGGGGGGCGCGGCGAGCGGATCGCGGTCGAGTCGCCCTCCTACGCCAACATCCTCCAGCTGATGCGGGAGGCCGGCGCCCGGCTCGTCCCCGTCGCCATGGCCAAGGGCCTGGCCGGCTGGGACATGGACCGCTGGCGCCAGGTGCTGCGCGAGGCGGCGCCCCGCGTCGCGTATGTCGTCGCCGACTTCCACAACCCGACCGGCGCGCTCGCCGACGAGGACCAGCGGCGCCGCCTGGTGGACGCGGCGCGCTCGGCGGGGACGGTGCTGGTCGCCGACGAGACGATGAGCGAGCTGTGGCTCGACCCCGACGTGGAGATGCCGCGCCCGGTGTGCGCCTTCGACCCGGCCGGGTCCACGGTGATCACGGTCGGCTCGGCGAGCAAGGCCTTCTGGGCCGGCCTGCGCATCGGCTGGGTGCGCGCCGCCCCCGACGTCATCCGCAGCCTCGTCGCGGCTCGCGCGTACGCCGATCTGGGCACGCCGGTGCTGGAACAGCTGGCCGTGAACTGGCTGTTCGGCACCGGGGGCTGGGAGCAGGCGGTGGAGGTACGGCGCGCCCAGGCCCGGCAGAACCGGGACGAGCTGGTCGCCGCGGTGCGGCGGGAGCTGCCCGACTGGGAGTTCGAGGTGCCGCGCGGTGGACTCACCCTGTGGGTGCGCACCGGGGGCCTGTCCGGTTCCCGGCTCGCCGAGGCGGGCGAACGCGTGGGCGTACGGGTGCCGTCCGGGCCGCGCTTCGGGGTCGACGGGGCATTCGAGGGCTATGTGCGGCTGCCGTTCACGGTGGGCGGCGCCCTGGCCGACGAAGCGGCGACCCGCCTGGCCGCGGCGGCCCATGTGGTGGAGACCGGCGGGACGACGGGTGCGGAGACCCCGCGCACCTTCGTGGCGTAG
- a CDS encoding membrane protein YczE, whose translation MRRSTFTTGGHIVARYASRQGHLTRRLFQLYAGLALYGASSALLVRSGLGLEPWNVLHQGLSGRTGLSMGVVLTLVGAAVLLLWIPLRQRPGLGTVSNVLVIGAAMDATLAVVPDAHAMAVRVPLMAAGIVLNGAATGLYIAARFGPGPRDGLMTGLNRRTGVSVRLVRTAIEIAVVVTGFVLGGTVGVGTLLYAVTIGPLAQLFLRLFAVPPASDGSTVVAAGQPRRAILPS comes from the coding sequence ATGCGTCGGTCCACTTTCACCACAGGGGGGCACATAGTGGCCAGGTACGCATCCCGCCAGGGGCATCTCACCCGGCGTCTGTTCCAGCTGTACGCCGGTCTGGCGCTGTACGGCGCCAGCTCGGCCCTGCTCGTGCGTTCCGGGCTCGGCCTCGAACCGTGGAATGTGCTGCACCAGGGCCTGTCCGGGCGGACGGGACTGTCGATGGGCGTGGTGCTGACCCTGGTCGGGGCCGCGGTGCTGCTGCTGTGGATCCCGCTGCGGCAGCGGCCCGGACTGGGCACCGTCTCCAACGTGCTGGTGATCGGGGCGGCCATGGACGCCACGCTGGCCGTGGTGCCGGACGCGCACGCCATGGCCGTGCGCGTGCCGCTGATGGCGGCGGGCATCGTGCTGAACGGCGCGGCGACCGGTCTGTACATCGCGGCGCGCTTCGGACCCGGCCCGCGCGACGGCCTGATGACGGGGCTGAACCGGCGCACGGGGGTGTCGGTGCGCCTGGTCCGCACCGCCATCGAGATCGCCGTGGTCGTCACGGGCTTCGTCCTCGGCGGCACGGTGGGCGTCGGCACCCTCCTCTACGCGGTGACGATCGGCCCGCTCGCCCAGCTGTTCCTGCGGCTCTTCGCCGTCCCCCCGGCGTCCGACGGCAGCACGGTCGTTGCCGCCGGTCAACCACGACGCGCGATACTGCCCTCGTGA
- a CDS encoding glycerophosphodiester phosphodiesterase has translation MTPRIRHPYLDHPAPVAFAHRGGAADGLENTVRQFRCAVRAGYRYIETDVHATRDGRLVAFHDSTLDRVTDGAGRIADLPWRDVADARVAGAEPVPLFEELLETFPEVRWNVDVKAEPALLPFLDLIERAGAWDRVCLGSFSEARVVRAQRLAGPRLATSYGTRGVLNLRVRSWGLPAAVRRSAVAAQVPERQSGVRVVDRRFVRTAHALGLQVHVWTVNEAERMHRLLDLGVDGIMTDHIDTLREVMEDRGIWV, from the coding sequence GTGACCCCGCGGATACGCCACCCCTACCTCGACCATCCGGCCCCCGTCGCCTTCGCCCACCGGGGCGGGGCGGCGGACGGCCTGGAGAACACCGTGCGGCAGTTCCGGTGCGCCGTCCGGGCGGGCTACCGGTACATCGAGACCGACGTCCACGCCACGCGCGACGGCCGGCTCGTCGCCTTCCACGACTCGACCCTCGACAGGGTGACGGACGGGGCGGGACGGATCGCCGACCTGCCGTGGCGGGACGTGGCGGACGCGCGCGTGGCCGGCGCGGAACCGGTCCCGCTGTTCGAGGAGCTGCTGGAGACCTTCCCCGAGGTCCGCTGGAACGTCGACGTGAAGGCGGAACCGGCCCTCCTGCCCTTCCTCGACCTCATCGAGCGCGCCGGCGCCTGGGACCGGGTCTGCCTCGGCTCCTTCTCCGAGGCCCGGGTGGTGCGCGCCCAGCGGCTGGCCGGCCCGCGGCTGGCCACCTCGTACGGCACCCGGGGCGTGCTGAACCTGCGGGTGCGGTCCTGGGGCCTGCCCGCCGCGGTGCGCCGGTCGGCGGTCGCCGCGCAGGTGCCCGAGCGGCAGTCGGGCGTCCGCGTCGTCGACCGCCGGTTCGTACGGACCGCCCACGCGCTCGGGCTGCAGGTGCACGTGTGGACCGTCAACGAGGCCGAGCGGATGCACCGGCTCCTGGACCTCGGAGTGGATGGCATCATGACCGATCACATCGACACACTGCGCGAGGTCATGGAGGACCGCGGCATCTGGGTCTGA
- a CDS encoding MFS transporter yields the protein MDTDTVRSPAPDEAAGRRREQRGWYFYDWACSVYSTSVLTVFLGPYLTSVAEAASDADGFVHPLGIPVRAGSFFPYAVSLSVILAVVVMPLVGAAADRTGRKKPLLAAAAYTGAAATAGMFFLDGERYLLGGLLLVVANAAQSVAMMLYNSYLPQIAPPEERDAVSSRGWAFGYAAGALVLVLNLVLYTGHDRFGVSEGMAVRICLASAGLWWGAFALVPLRRLRDRRAPEREASLPGFRQLAATVRDMRRHPLTLAFLLAYLVYNDGIQTVISQASVYGSKELGLEQSTLIVAVLLVQVLAVAGALAMGRLARRYGAKRTILGSLVAWTLTLAAGYFLPAGAPMWFFVLAAGIGLVLGGSQALSRSLFSHLVPPGKEAEYFSAYELSDRGMSWLGPLLFGLTYQLTGSYRDAIVSLVGFFALGFVLLARVPVRRAIADAGNPVPERI from the coding sequence GTGGACACCGACACCGTGCGGTCACCGGCGCCGGACGAGGCGGCCGGCCGACGGCGTGAGCAACGCGGCTGGTACTTCTACGACTGGGCGTGCTCCGTGTACTCCACGAGCGTGCTCACCGTGTTCCTCGGCCCCTATCTGACGTCGGTGGCCGAGGCCGCCTCCGACGCGGACGGCTTCGTCCACCCGCTGGGCATACCGGTGCGCGCGGGCTCCTTCTTCCCGTACGCGGTCTCCCTGTCGGTGATCCTCGCCGTGGTGGTGATGCCGCTGGTGGGCGCCGCCGCCGACCGCACCGGGCGCAAGAAGCCGCTGCTCGCGGCCGCCGCCTACACCGGCGCCGCGGCCACCGCGGGCATGTTCTTCCTGGACGGCGAGCGCTATCTGCTCGGCGGTCTGCTGCTGGTGGTGGCGAACGCGGCGCAGTCCGTCGCGATGATGCTGTACAACTCCTACCTCCCGCAGATCGCCCCGCCCGAGGAGCGCGACGCGGTCTCCTCGCGCGGCTGGGCCTTCGGGTACGCGGCCGGGGCCCTGGTCCTCGTACTGAACCTCGTGCTCTACACGGGTCACGACCGCTTCGGCGTCTCCGAGGGCATGGCGGTGCGCATCTGCCTGGCCTCGGCCGGTCTGTGGTGGGGCGCCTTCGCGCTGGTGCCGCTGCGCCGGCTGCGCGACCGCCGGGCGCCCGAGCGGGAGGCATCTCTGCCGGGCTTCCGGCAGCTCGCGGCGACGGTCCGCGACATGCGCCGGCACCCCCTGACCCTGGCCTTCCTGCTGGCGTACCTGGTCTACAACGACGGCATCCAGACGGTGATCTCCCAGGCCTCCGTGTACGGCTCGAAGGAGCTGGGGCTCGAGCAGTCGACGCTCATCGTGGCCGTGCTGCTGGTCCAGGTGCTCGCGGTGGCGGGCGCGCTGGCGATGGGCCGGCTGGCCCGGCGGTACGGCGCGAAGCGCACGATCCTCGGATCCCTGGTCGCGTGGACCCTGACCCTGGCGGCCGGCTACTTCCTGCCCGCCGGGGCGCCGATGTGGTTCTTCGTGCTGGCGGCCGGAATCGGTCTGGTCCTCGGCGGCAGCCAGGCGCTGTCCCGCTCGCTCTTCTCCCACCTCGTCCCGCCCGGCAAGGAGGCCGAGTACTTCTCGGCGTACGAGCTGAGCGACCGCGGGATGAGCTGGCTCGGCCCGCTGCTGTTCGGCCTCACGTACCAGCTGACCGGCAGTTACCGGGACGCGATCGTCTCCCTGGTGGGCTTCTTCGCGCTGGGCTTCGTGCTCCTCGCGCGGGTGCCGGTGCGGCGGGCGATCGCCGACGCGGGCAACCCGGTTCCCGAGAGGATTTAG
- a CDS encoding RNA polymerase-binding protein RbpA, which translates to MSERALRGTRLVVTSYETDRGIDLAPRQAVEYACEKGHRFEMPFSVEAEIPPEWECKVCGAQALLVDGDGPEEKKAKPARTHWDMLMERRTREELEEVLEERLAVLRSGAMNIAVHPRDSRKSA; encoded by the coding sequence ATGAGTGAGCGAGCTCTTCGCGGCACGCGCCTCGTGGTGACCAGCTACGAGACGGACCGCGGCATCGACCTGGCCCCGCGCCAGGCCGTGGAGTACGCATGCGAGAAGGGGCACCGCTTCGAGATGCCCTTCTCGGTCGAGGCGGAGATCCCGCCGGAGTGGGAGTGCAAGGTCTGCGGTGCCCAGGCACTCCTGGTGGACGGAGACGGCCCCGAGGAGAAGAAGGCCAAGCCCGCCCGAACGCACTGGGACATGCTGATGGAGCGGCGCACCCGAGAGGAACTCGAAGAGGTCCTCGAGGAGCGTCTCGCCGTTCTGCGCTCCGGTGCGATGAACATCGCGGTGCACCCGCGGGACAGCCGAAAGTCGGCTTGA
- the fxsA gene encoding FxsA family membrane protein: protein MTTGAQTPYPARPRRSRLRTFLPLGVAAWLVLEIWLLTMVAGASNGLVVFLILVAGLVLGSVVIKRAGRRAFKNLTETLQQQQSGMMPQARPNSEGNGLTMLGGLLLIVPGMISDAVGLLLLVPPVQKAVSRYAERTFDRKLREAAQGSLGDAFQQARMRRPDGKVVQGEVVRDEPGSAADDAPQGPRPPLTR from the coding sequence ATGACGACTGGCGCTCAGACCCCTTACCCGGCCCGGCCCCGGCGCTCCCGGCTGCGCACCTTCCTGCCGCTGGGCGTGGCCGCGTGGCTCGTGCTGGAGATCTGGCTGCTCACCATGGTCGCCGGGGCGTCGAACGGACTGGTGGTCTTCCTGATCCTGGTGGCCGGCCTCGTACTCGGCTCGGTCGTCATCAAGAGGGCCGGCCGGCGCGCCTTCAAGAACCTCACCGAGACGCTGCAACAGCAGCAGAGCGGGATGATGCCGCAGGCCCGGCCGAACAGCGAGGGCAACGGCCTGACGATGCTGGGCGGCCTGCTGTTGATCGTCCCCGGCATGATCTCGGACGCGGTGGGACTGCTGCTGCTCGTGCCGCCGGTCCAGAAGGCCGTGAGCCGCTACGCCGAGCGGACCTTCGACCGCAAGCTCCGCGAGGCCGCGCAGGGCTCCCTCGGGGACGCCTTCCAGCAGGCCCGTATGCGCCGGCCCGACGGCAAGGTCGTCCAGGGCGAGGTCGTCCGGGACGAGCCGGGGAGCGCCGCGGACGACGCCCCGCAGGGTCCGCGCCCGCCGCTCACCCGCTGA
- a CDS encoding polyprenol monophosphomannose synthase, with protein sequence MNDGDGTRAAGSQERNFGPLGTALVIIPTYNEAENIKAIVGRVRKAVPEAHVLVADDNSPDGTGKLADELAATDDHVQVLHRKGKEGLGAAYLAGFRWGMEHGYGVLVEMDADGSHQPEELSRLLTALKGADLVLGSRWVPGGRVVNWPKSREYISRGGSLYSRVALDLPLRDITGGFRAFRRETLEGLGLEEVASQGYCFQVDLARRAVKAGYHVVEVPITFVERELGDSKMSRDILVEALWRVTAWGVGERVGKVLGRGDEKPRPAPETPPSEPQAESQAGQGVKQPES encoded by the coding sequence GTGAACGACGGCGACGGGACCCGCGCGGCAGGATCCCAGGAGCGGAACTTCGGCCCGCTCGGCACGGCACTGGTGATCATTCCGACCTACAACGAGGCGGAGAACATCAAGGCGATCGTCGGCCGGGTCCGCAAGGCCGTTCCGGAGGCCCACGTTCTCGTGGCCGACGACAACAGCCCCGACGGCACGGGCAAGCTCGCCGACGAACTGGCCGCCACGGACGACCACGTCCAGGTGCTGCACCGCAAGGGCAAGGAGGGCCTCGGGGCGGCGTACCTCGCGGGCTTCCGCTGGGGCATGGAGCACGGCTACGGCGTACTGGTCGAGATGGACGCCGACGGCTCCCACCAGCCCGAGGAGCTCTCCCGGCTGCTGACCGCCCTCAAGGGCGCCGACCTGGTGCTCGGTTCGCGCTGGGTGCCGGGCGGACGGGTGGTGAACTGGCCGAAGTCCCGTGAGTACATCTCGCGCGGGGGCAGCCTCTACTCGCGCGTGGCGCTCGACCTGCCGCTGCGTGACATCACCGGCGGCTTCCGGGCGTTCCGCCGCGAGACGCTGGAGGGTCTGGGTCTCGAGGAGGTGGCCTCCCAGGGGTACTGCTTCCAGGTCGACCTGGCCCGCCGCGCGGTCAAGGCCGGCTATCACGTCGTCGAGGTGCCGATCACCTTCGTCGAGCGGGAGCTCGGCGACTCCAAGATGAGCCGCGACATCCTCGTCGAGGCCCTGTGGCGGGTCACGGCGTGGGGCGTGGGGGAGAGGGTCGGCAAGGTCCTCGGGCGCGGCGACGAGAAGCCGCGGCCCGCACCGGAGACCCCGCCGTCGGAGCCCCAGGCCGAGTCGCAGGCCGGGCAGGGAGTCAAGCAGCCGGAGTCGTAG